The Deltaproteobacteria bacterium nucleotide sequence GCGGAGCATCTTCCCCTTGCGATGCATCCACACCATCATCGAGACGACAAAACACGCGGAGACCCAGTACAGGGTTCCTTCGTAAATTTCATCGCCGACGGGCATGAAATGAAGAACGATCGCCGCCGCAACGCTGGCGAGAACCGCCAGTCCGAGACCCAAGAACACCGGCCGCTCCAGATCGCGCCGGCCGGCTCGCTTGAGCACCACCAGGACGATCCCGATGACGAGGGCGGCTTCGATGCCCTCCCTGAGCATGATCACGAATGACTGGAACATTTTCCCTCCCTCCTCGCGCTTTCCGGATTAAAACATCGCCTGCAGTTGCGCATAGACGTAGTGGATGTCCTTGCCGCTCCCGGCGGCATTCTTGAAGAAATCTCCGGTGAAAAACCGGTTTCCGCTGAGCAGCACAGAGATGTTTTCCTTTATCTTGTATGTCAAAATCAGGTTCGTCTCGATGCCGACCTCCTTGCTGATCCCGGCAGGCGTCTTGACGGCCCTGAAGTAGTGGCCGTCCAGGGAGACGTTCAGCTTCTCCGTCACGTCTATCCCGCCCCCCGCGGTGACAACGTTGAGGCCGCTCGCACGCACTTCGTTGCCGGCTTGGTCGACGACGGAGAGGCCGGAGAGGTCGCCGATCACGCTCATGTCGCCGATCAGCGAGGTATCGTTGTTGGGATTGTGGAACTCCGTGAACTTCCCCTCCTCCGGGTTTCCGTCGCCGGAACCGAAGGCGTACGAAAAGAAGATTTTCCCCGGATACCGCCCCAGGGCGGGATCGATGGTCACGTCCGCATGGCCGCCGTACGCGCTGACGTCGTTGTGACTTATCCCGTCCCGGTTTTTCCTGCCGAACTGGTAGACCGGCTCCAGCTCGAAGTCGACGTGTTTGCCGACCTTCCCGTTGAACCGTGTTCCTACGGAATAGGTCCGTTCGTGCTCGCCTCCGACGTGGGTGGCCCCCGCTCCGCCGGTATCGCGGAGGCCGTAAAGATCGACCGAAAGCGTCTCCCCGGGGGCATAGGTCGCGTAGATCCCGTAGATCTTGCCCTCGATCCCCCCGGAGAGCTTCTTCACGTATTGTCCCCCGAACAGGTCGATGGAAAATTTCTCCGAGGGCTTCACCGACAGCTTCATCGCGTCGAAGGTGAGCCCGTCGTAGAACGTATCGGCGCCGAGCAGGAAGGTGCTCCCGTAGACGAGCTCCTGGCGCCCGGCTTTGAGGGAGACTCCTTTCACGCCCGGCAGGACCCCTTCCACATACCCCTGGTACAGGCTGAAGAGCGAAAAATCCCTGTCGTCGTAGAAGGCGTACCACTGCCCCTCCACCCGGGCGGTCAGGTTCTCCGAGGGGCTCACGGTAACCGAGGGACGAAGGCGGAACAGGATCCGCCCTTCATCGTTCCCCGGCGTGAAGGAGAAGCTCCCGAGGCTGAAGTTCGTCGCCGCTTCCGGCCGCACCAGGGAGTCCAGCCCCAGCTTCACCGGCCCGAACTTCAGCGGGTCCGGCGCCTGCTTTTGAGCGAAGGTTCGGTTTGGTGCCCCGAAGACCAGGAGCGCGAGAACCGCCGCGGTGGCCATCATTTCCCGGCCCGAAACAGGGATTGAGGTAACGCGAAGGTGATGACGATATTCCATGATTGTTCGCATGCCGCACACCCCTTTTGTTCGACAAAAGGATTGGAAAACACAACCCGTCATGCCTCGGCGCGCCGAAGCGCGCGCTCTCAAGTTGCGCTTTCACTGTGCGGCTTGCGGGAGCACCCTGTCGGGAGCCGCCCGATCCGTACCGTAAAACGCCCCTGGCCGGTCAGCAGCCGGCGAGGATCCCGATCAGCTTCCTTCGCATCACCTCCAGTCGTTTCGATTTGAAGGAACTCCTGGTTTCGTCCAGCACCTCGATCGTCTCCCGAAGGGCGGCCTGCAACCGGGACAGCCTGGCGCAGTCGACCAGCGGGCAGTACTCACGGCGGTCTGCGGGACCGGCGCCGCCTGCGAGGACCTGCTTGAAGATGCGACGCTGGTGTTCCACCCTCTGGTGCATTTCCTCCGTGATCGTGTCCACGTACTCCTCGATCCCCACCTTCCCGAGTCCCTCCATTTCCGCCTTCAACGGCATCCACCCTTTATCAACATACACATGAACATCCGTTTCATTTACGGCACAAAAAAAATCGTCATCCGACCCTTACGTGCTTGATGCACTCCTCCATCAGGTTCCGTATGTGATCGTCGTCCAGGGAATAGTAGGCGACCTTTCCCTCCTTTCCCTCCTTCCGGTACTTCACCAGGCGCTGCCCCCTCAGAAGCCGGAGCTGGTGGGAAACCGCCGACCCGGTGATCCCGAGCATCCGGGACAGGTCGAATACGCAGAGTTCCTGCCCCGCCAACACGGATATGATCCGGACACGGGTGGGATCGCTCAATGCGCGGAACGTCTCCGCGAGGGCCTTTACCATCCTGTCGCCCGGCATGTCGGACCGGGCGGCGCGCACGCTCGCGGCGTCGATATACACGAGCTTCTCTGTTGCTGCCGCGCCGCGCTTCACTGCCGATGATCCCAACGAGTGGCCCCATTCATTGAAATAACTGCTCACTTATACCAACAAGACGCAATGGGCGTCAAGAAAATTATTCGCGCGAGCAGGATCGCACCCCGCCCGGCACATGCTCCAGCTCCTCCCACTTGGGGAAGCGATCCGAAGGGTGACCGTTCAGGGTCACCCTCCCGCCGAAGATACCTCTCAGCCCCTCCCAAAAAATGGGGTGAAATTGGGCGCGGACGGTAAGATCGGTCCGGCCGTCTCATTTATCCTCGAACGAGTTGGTAACATTTCCGGGGTGGCCTTATCTATATAGGCAGGGAAAGGAGGAATGATGCGGCGGGAAGAGGAAGCGGAAGATCACAAGGAACCTCGCTCTGGCGGCGCGCAAGGAACAGCGCCGTTTCGGGGCGCTCGAAGAGGCGGGAGTCCTGCAATCTCTCCCGGCGGATGCCGGACCGGAGGCAGAGAGGGAGCGGCGCGAAGCCGACGCGTTCGGGGAGGAGGTGAGACGGATCGTATCCTCGCTGCCCGACACGCTCCGGTTTCCCGTGGTGCTCTGCCACATCGACGATCTCTCCACGAGGGACGCCGCCCGGTTCCTCGGCATCACGGAGGGAGCGTTGAGGAAACGGCTTCACGACGGCAAGAAGAAGCTCCAGGAGCGGATCGTCAGGATGGCGGAGAAGAGTTTCCAGGTGTACCGGCTCCCGCCGGACTTCGCAAAGCGGTGCATCTGCGGGTGCCGACGTTCACAAGCGGCGAAAAACGGAAAGGACGAAAGGGGGTGACATGATGGCCAAGAAGATGAACTGCGGCTGCGGGTGTGTTCCGCCGGGGAAGACGGCGAAACGGAAGGTCAAGACCGAAAAGGTGAAAACACCCAGGAAGAGGAAGTAGATACCTTCGTTCGGCAAAAGTCCTTGCGGGAGGGAGCCCGCGGCATCTTCGCTACGGCTCCCTCCGCGAGTCCCTGGGTCTCATGGACAAGGTGGAGGCGAGACCCAGCCAGCTCTCCGGCGGGCAGCGCCAACGGGTGGCCGTGGCCCGGGCGTTGATCAACGACCCCGACATCCTCATGATGGACGAACCCACGGGGAATCTGGACAGCAAATCCGATTAGAGCCCCTGCATGACCCGCTCCAGGCGCTGCCGCACCTCGCCCGCGATCCGGCTGACCTCGGGCCTGTTCACGAGATCCAGCACCGCGTTGGGATCCATGAATTCCACGTGGACCTTTCCCGCGGCGTCCTTCCGCACCACGACGTTGCACGGCAGCAGGAGACCGATCGACGGTTCCGCTTCCAGTGCCCGGTGCGCCAACGGCGGATTGCACGCCCCCAGGATGCGGTAGGGCGGCATCTCGTGGTTGAGCTTCTTCTTCAGGGTCGCCGCCACGTCGATGTCCGTGAGCACCCCGAAACCCTCTTTTTGCAGTTCCTGCGTCACCTTCTCGACAGCCGCGTCGAATGACAGGCTCACCGTCTTCCCGAATCCGTACTTGGCGTCCATTTCGTGTTCTCCTTTGCCTTGGAAGCGGGGGATCAATCTCATATTACACGGAAAACAGTGCGCGATTTCGATTGCCGTATCAGGATGGGGAGGTGTAGAATTTAAAAAATGTGCGCCCGAACCTTCTTCCGGGGAGTCCTCCTCGGGGTGCTGATCCTCCAGACGCTCGCCTCCGCAGCAGAGGCGACGGTATGCAAACCGTGCCCCGACAAATCGGCCGCCGTCTGCCCGTCCCTCGGCGAAACGGCCACGATGTCCGGCGCCTTCTCCGAAGGCCGGGCCGGCTCCTCTCTCCCGGCGAGTCACGCCGGGGTAGACGACCATTGCTCCCTCTGCCCGCTCTGCCTCCCCCTTTTCATTAAGGCGGCTCCCATGTCCATTTCCCCCGACGATCAGGGGCAACGCTTCGCTGCCGCGGAGCACTTGGCGCCCTACGAAGTGCCGTCCTTCTCTCTTCTCAGACCCCCCATAGCTTAACCCCCATCTTTTCCGTCCCTTGACCGTCGGTTCCTGCGGGAACCGGTGCGCATGTCAACACCGCTGTAATCATTTTTCGTGCTTCATCGACGGAAGGAGTCCCTATGGAAGCCGTTTCAGAAGTTCGTACGGAGCGGGTGCCCCCG carries:
- a CDS encoding alginate export family protein codes for the protein MMATAAVLALLVFGAPNRTFAQKQAPDPLKFGPVKLGLDSLVRPEAATNFSLGSFSFTPGNDEGRILFRLRPSVTVSPSENLTARVEGQWYAFYDDRDFSLFSLYQGYVEGVLPGVKGVSLKAGRQELVYGSTFLLGADTFYDGLTFDAMKLSVKPSEKFSIDLFGGQYVKKLSGGIEGKIYGIYATYAPGETLSVDLYGLRDTGGAGATHVGGEHERTYSVGTRFNGKVGKHVDFELEPVYQFGRKNRDGISHNDVSAYGGHADVTIDPALGRYPGKIFFSYAFGSGDGNPEEGKFTEFHNPNNDTSLIGDMSVIGDLSGLSVVDQAGNEVRASGLNVVTAGGGIDVTEKLNVSLDGHYFRAVKTPAGISKEVGIETNLILTYKIKENISVLLSGNRFFTGDFFKNAAGSGKDIHYVYAQLQAMF
- a CDS encoding DUF302 domain-containing protein, whose amino-acid sequence is MDAKYGFGKTVSLSFDAAVEKVTQELQKEGFGVLTDIDVAATLKKKLNHEMPPYRILGACNPPLAHRALEAEPSIGLLLPCNVVVRKDAAGKVHVEFMDPNAVLDLVNRPEVSRIAGEVRQRLERVMQGL
- a CDS encoding FTR1 family protein, producing MFQSFVIMLREGIEAALVIGIVLVVLKRAGRRDLERPVFLGLGLAVLASVAAAIVLHFMPVGDEIYEGTLYWVSACFVVSMMVWMHRKGKMLR
- a CDS encoding metalloregulator ArsR/SmtB family transcription factor — its product is MGSSAVKRGAAATEKLVYIDAASVRAARSDMPGDRMVKALAETFRALSDPTRVRIISVLAGQELCVFDLSRMLGITGSAVSHQLRLLRGQRLVKYRKEGKEGKVAYYSLDDDHIRNLMEECIKHVRVG